A region of bacterium DNA encodes the following proteins:
- a CDS encoding copper oxidase, with amino-acid sequence MSRRDLLRTGLAGAAGLAVAGSALGLSGTGARASQDDASAHGPHEALATVGDVQRDLFDPTAFLTHFDTGRVSRLPSGQVLREYDLVAVDREIEVAPGVYFPAWTFNGQVPGPTIRCTEGDRVRVRFINASSHPHTIHFHGIHPADMDGVFEIVEPGQHYVYEFDAEPFGLHLYHCHTAPLKRHIHKGLYGVFLIDPRQGRPPAREMVMVMNAFDTNFDNENEVYAVNTVAFHYQRHPIPIRLGELNRIYLVNVTEFDLINSFHLHGNFFRLYRTGTDLERYEWTDTVMLCQGERAVLEFTYRHPGPFMFHAHQSEFAESGWMGIFDVREDLDV; translated from the coding sequence ATGAGCCGCCGAGACCTGCTGCGCACCGGACTGGCGGGGGCGGCAGGGCTCGCGGTGGCCGGGAGCGCGCTGGGGCTGAGCGGCACGGGCGCGCGGGCGAGCCAGGACGACGCATCGGCGCACGGGCCGCACGAGGCGCTCGCCACCGTCGGCGACGTGCAGAGGGACCTGTTCGACCCCACCGCGTTCCTCACCCACTTCGACACGGGGCGCGTGTCGCGGCTCCCTTCAGGGCAGGTGCTCCGGGAGTACGACCTGGTGGCCGTGGACCGCGAGATCGAGGTCGCACCCGGAGTCTACTTCCCGGCATGGACGTTCAACGGCCAGGTGCCGGGGCCCACGATCCGTTGCACCGAGGGCGACCGCGTGCGGGTCCGCTTCATCAACGCCAGCTCCCATCCGCACACGATCCACTTCCACGGCATCCACCCGGCGGACATGGACGGCGTGTTCGAGATCGTGGAGCCGGGGCAGCACTACGTGTACGAGTTCGATGCCGAGCCGTTCGGGCTGCACCTCTACCACTGCCACACGGCCCCGCTCAAGCGGCACATCCACAAGGGTCTCTACGGGGTGTTCCTGATCGACCCCAGGCAGGGCCGGCCGCCGGCACGCGAGATGGTGATGGTGATGAACGCGTTCGACACGAACTTCGACAACGAGAACGAGGTGTACGCGGTCAACACCGTCGCCTTCCATTATCAGCGGCACCCCATCCCGATCCGGCTGGGCGAGTTGAACCGCATCTACCTGGTCAACGTCACGGAGTTCGACCTCATCAACTCGTTCCACCTCCACGGGAACTTCTTCCGCCTCTACCGGACGGGAACGGACCTGGAGCGTTACGAGTGGACGGACACGGTGATGCTCTGTCAGGGCGAGCGCGCGGTGCTCGAGTTCACGTACCGGCATCCGGGGCCGTTCATGTTCCACGCGCACCAGAGCGAGTTCGCGGAATCGGGCTGGATGGGGATCTTCGATGTCCGGGAGGACCTCGATGTCTGA